A window from Cinclus cinclus chromosome 4, bCinCin1.1, whole genome shotgun sequence encodes these proteins:
- the NTF3 gene encoding neurotrophin-3 produces the protein MYCVTTTKKSPPTAAHRVNPGKLTFQILQVNKVMSILFYMIFLAYLRGIQSSNMDQRSLPEDSINSLIIKLIQADILKNKLSKQMVDIKENYQNTVQKADTQQDMDGEENVKSDFQPIVSVDTDLLRQQRRYNSPRVLLSDNTPLEPPPLYLMEDYIGNSMVLNRTSRRKRYAEHRGHRGEYSVCDSESLWVTDKSSAIDIRGHQVTVLGEIKTGNSPVKQYFYETRCKEAKPVKNGCRGIDDKHWNSQCKTSQTYVRALTSENNKLVGWRWIRIDTSCVCALSRKIGRT, from the coding sequence ATCTTACAGGTGAACAAGGTGATGTCCATCTTGTTTTATATGATATTTCTCGCTTACCTTCGTGGCATCCAGTCTTCCAACATGGATCAAAGGAGTTTGCCAGAAGATTCGATAAATTCTCTTATTATTAAACTCATTCAGGCAGACATTTTAAAGAACAAGCTTTCTAAGCAGATGGTAGACATTAAGGAAAACTATCAAAACACGGTGCAGAAAGCAGACACTCAGCAAGACATGGATGGAGAGGAAAATGTGAAATCAGATTTCCAGCCAATTGTCTCAGTGGATACAGATCTCTTGAGGCAGCAGAGACGCTACAACTCGCCCCGAGTCCTCCTGAGTGACAACACACCGCTGGAGCCGCCACCGCTGTACCTCATGGAGGATTATATTGGGAATTCCATGGTGCTGAACAGAACCTCCCGGCGGAAGAGGTACGCGGAGCACCGGGGCCACCGGGGGGAATACTCTGTTTGTGACAGTGAAAGTTTGTGGGTCACGGACAAATCCTCCGCCATTGACATTAGGGGACACCAGGTGactgttctgggagaaattaaAACGGGCAACTCTCCAGTTAAGCAATACTTTTACGAAACGAGGTGTAAAGAGGCCAAGCCTGTAAAAAACGGCTGCCGCGGCATTGATGACAAGCACTGGAACTCCCAATGCAAGACATCCCAAACTTATGTCAGAGCACTGACttcagaaaacaacaaactgGTGGGCTGGAGGTGGATAAGGATAGACACTTCCTGCGTGTGCGCCTTGTCCAGGAAAATAGGAAGAACATAG